From Sphingomonas nostoxanthinifaciens, a single genomic window includes:
- a CDS encoding GNAT family N-acetyltransferase, whose product MAGEWMKARPFTGVSGVCTHPHHRGRGYAAGLMREVARGILEQGERPFLRAFATMSAR is encoded by the coding sequence ATGGCAGGCGAATGGATGAAGGCCAGACCGTTCACAGGGGTGAGCGGCGTGTGTACCCATCCCCACCATCGCGGACGCGGCTATGCCGCTGGACTTATGCGAGAAGTTGCTCGCGGAATATTGGAACAGGGCGAAAGGCCCTTTTTGCGCGCCTTCGCGACAATGTCGGCGCGATAG
- a CDS encoding recombinase family protein yields the protein MSAGTAQRVRCAIYTRKSSDEGLEQGFNSLDAQREACAAYVLSQASEGWAALPDRYDDGGISGGTLERPALKRLMADVEAGKIDVIVVYKVDRLSRSLFDFAKLVEAFEKAGTSFVSITQSFNTTSSMGRLTLNMLLSFAQFEREVTAERIRDKIAASKAKGMWMGGVPPLGYAPDGRSLAIIEEQATLVRLLFAKALELGTVGALQEWLDDKRMRLPRRTLAMGRVIGGGRYERGPLYAMLRNRIYVGEIVHRGATFAGQHLPIVDRETFDRVQLLLTENRQGRTYRRAASPALLAGRIVDRQGVPLLCSHASKGMLRYHYYVSRDRQCGVSQYGLRLPTSAIERPVVDRILALFADPLALMTDLGLKVDHLELLGDKCAHLRALPRASQAQTLLSLVEKVQVGDEQLVVQLDRARLAELLEVRAGCAAAPITLAIDGQFRRGRTTRLVTRDGHPIAPLTDPSLTRLIARAHGWWAELRRGEMTLTDLAGREKVTASYVTRVLRLAFLSPLIIEAALAGRLRDGIDGTSLTLKLTISPDWREQDAMIRGPA from the coding sequence ATGAGCGCGGGGACTGCTCAGCGGGTTCGCTGCGCGATCTACACGCGCAAAAGCTCGGACGAAGGGCTCGAACAGGGCTTCAACAGCCTCGATGCGCAGCGCGAGGCATGTGCCGCTTATGTGCTCAGCCAGGCAAGCGAAGGCTGGGCGGCGCTGCCCGACCGTTATGACGATGGCGGCATCTCAGGCGGCACGCTCGAGCGGCCCGCACTCAAGCGGCTGATGGCCGATGTCGAGGCGGGCAAGATCGACGTGATCGTCGTCTACAAGGTCGATCGGCTCAGCCGCTCGCTGTTCGACTTCGCAAAGCTCGTCGAGGCGTTCGAGAAGGCCGGCACCTCGTTCGTGTCGATCACCCAGTCGTTCAATACCACCAGCAGCATGGGGCGGCTCACCCTCAACATGCTGTTGTCGTTCGCCCAGTTCGAGCGCGAGGTCACCGCCGAGCGGATCCGCGACAAGATTGCTGCCTCCAAGGCAAAGGGTATGTGGATGGGCGGCGTGCCGCCGCTCGGCTATGCACCCGATGGGCGGAGCCTTGCCATCATCGAGGAGCAAGCCACGCTCGTGCGGCTGTTGTTCGCCAAGGCGCTGGAGCTGGGAACGGTGGGCGCGCTGCAGGAGTGGCTGGACGACAAGCGGATGCGGCTGCCGCGGCGTACGCTCGCCATGGGCCGGGTGATCGGCGGCGGACGGTACGAGCGAGGTCCCCTCTATGCGATGCTGAGAAACCGCATCTACGTGGGCGAGATCGTCCACCGCGGCGCAACGTTCGCCGGGCAGCACCTGCCGATCGTCGATCGCGAGACGTTCGACAGGGTGCAACTCCTGCTCACTGAAAACCGGCAGGGTCGCACTTATCGACGCGCTGCAAGCCCGGCGCTGCTTGCCGGGCGGATCGTGGACAGGCAAGGCGTGCCGCTCCTCTGCTCGCATGCATCCAAGGGAATGCTGCGCTACCATTATTATGTCAGCCGCGACCGGCAATGCGGCGTGAGCCAATACGGGCTGAGGCTGCCGACCAGCGCGATCGAGCGGCCGGTGGTCGACCGCATCCTCGCACTGTTCGCCGATCCGCTCGCTCTCATGACCGACCTTGGTCTGAAGGTCGACCATCTCGAACTGCTCGGCGACAAATGCGCGCACCTTCGGGCGCTCCCGCGCGCCAGCCAAGCCCAGACGCTGCTCTCCCTGGTTGAGAAGGTGCAGGTCGGCGACGAGCAACTTGTCGTGCAGCTCGACCGTGCCAGGCTCGCCGAGCTGCTCGAGGTGCGGGCGGGTTGTGCTGCGGCGCCGATCACCCTTGCGATCGACGGCCAGTTCCGCAGGGGGAGGACCACCCGGCTCGTCACGCGCGACGGGCATCCGATCGCACCATTGACCGACCCCTCGCTCACCCGGCTGATCGCCAGGGCGCACGGCTGGTGGGCCGAGCTCAGGAGGGGCGAGATGACGCTCACCGACCTGGCCGGGCGCGAGAAGGTGACCGCCTCCTACGTGACCCGCGTGCTGCGGCTCGCATTCCTCTCGCCCCTGATCATCGAGGCTGCGCTTGCCGGCAGGCTCCGCGATGGGATCGATGGCACCAGCCTCACGCTCAAGCTTACCATATCACCCGACTGGCGCGAGCAGGACGCCATGATCAGGGGCCCGGCCTAA
- a CDS encoding acetyl-CoA hydrolase/transferase family protein, translating into MTVGRISHSTLARRVTTADEAASFISDGMTVGMSGFTGSGYPKAVPAALAARIEAEHTAGKRMRVRVWTGASTGPELDGALAKADGIEFRLPYNSDPIARERINRGEMDYLDMHLSQVAPVAWQGFLGPLDVAVIEVSGIREDGSLIPSSSVGNNKTWLDRAHGVILEVNRWQNPALEGMHDIYYGTALPPHRIPIPLVRADDRIGEPWFRCDPDKILAVVETDAPDRNAPFSPPDVAASAIAGHLLEFLTHEVGRRRLPPSLLPLQSGVGNIANAVLTGLLNSPFEDMKAYTEVIQDGMLDLLDAGKLRLASATAFSLSPEAAARINADMGQYRDRMILRPQEISNHPELIRRLGCIAMNGLIEADIYGNVNSTHVMGSRIQNGIGGSGDFARNAYISVFMTPSTVKDGAISAIVPHVSHVDHITQDVQVIVTEQGLADLRGLSPKQRAELVIERCAHPDYRPALRDYYRRAKAGSYGLQAPMLPGEALAWHQRYIDTGTMRA; encoded by the coding sequence ATGACAGTGGGCCGCATATCGCATTCAACTCTAGCCCGGCGCGTCACGACCGCCGATGAAGCGGCTTCGTTCATTTCCGATGGCATGACCGTGGGGATGAGCGGCTTCACGGGTTCGGGCTATCCCAAAGCGGTGCCCGCCGCTCTCGCCGCGCGTATCGAGGCCGAGCATACAGCCGGCAAGCGAATGCGTGTGAGGGTCTGGACTGGTGCCTCGACCGGCCCCGAGCTGGACGGCGCGCTCGCCAAGGCGGACGGCATCGAGTTCCGCCTGCCCTACAATTCCGATCCGATTGCTCGCGAGCGGATCAATCGTGGCGAGATGGATTATCTCGACATGCATCTAAGCCAGGTCGCGCCTGTCGCCTGGCAGGGCTTCCTTGGGCCCCTCGACGTCGCCGTAATCGAAGTGTCTGGGATCCGTGAGGATGGCAGCCTCATCCCGTCCTCATCGGTTGGCAACAACAAAACCTGGCTCGATCGCGCGCATGGTGTGATCCTAGAGGTGAACAGGTGGCAGAACCCGGCACTCGAAGGGATGCATGATATCTATTATGGTACTGCATTGCCTCCGCATCGCATTCCGATCCCGCTCGTGCGCGCCGACGACCGGATCGGCGAGCCCTGGTTCCGGTGCGACCCGGACAAGATCCTGGCGGTCGTCGAGACCGATGCGCCCGATCGCAACGCGCCTTTCTCGCCGCCTGATGTAGCGGCTTCAGCCATCGCGGGACATCTCCTCGAATTCCTGACGCATGAGGTTGGTCGCCGTCGGCTGCCGCCTTCGCTGCTGCCGCTCCAATCCGGCGTTGGCAACATCGCCAACGCCGTCCTGACCGGCCTGCTCAACAGCCCGTTCGAGGACATGAAGGCTTATACCGAAGTGATCCAGGACGGCATGTTGGATCTTCTGGATGCGGGCAAGCTGCGCTTGGCGTCGGCCACCGCCTTCTCGCTGAGCCCCGAGGCGGCGGCACGGATCAATGCCGACATGGGCCAATATCGAGACCGGATGATCCTGCGCCCGCAGGAGATCAGCAATCACCCCGAACTGATCCGTCGGCTCGGCTGCATCGCGATGAACGGGCTCATCGAAGCCGACATCTACGGCAACGTCAATTCGACGCACGTGATGGGGTCGCGCATCCAGAACGGCATCGGCGGCTCGGGAGATTTCGCCCGCAATGCCTATATCTCCGTCTTCATGACGCCCTCAACCGTCAAGGATGGTGCGATCTCGGCGATCGTACCGCATGTCAGCCATGTGGATCATATCACACAGGACGTGCAGGTGATCGTGACCGAGCAGGGCTTGGCCGATCTGCGTGGTCTCAGCCCAAAGCAGCGCGCAGAACTGGTCATCGAACGCTGCGCCCATCCGGATTACCGGCCGGCATTGCGCGACTATTATCGGCGGGCCAAAGCCGGCTCTTACGGACTACAGGCCCCCATGCTGCCAGGTGAGGCGCTGGCCTGGCACCAGCGCTATATCGATACGGGCACCATGCGGGCCTGA
- a CDS encoding tyrosine-type recombinase/integrase: MGHSSMDPAFHELRPWNEGRLIGAKRALKQQQVWAIRFWLDQHRRLRDRALFDFAIDSKLRGCDVVKVRIGDVVSGGRVRDRAVVVQQKTKRPVQFELMDTARKTMRAWLERRRGTLNDFVFPSRNDYMAHMSTRQYARLVQEWVVGIGLPAQDYGTHSLRRTKASIIYKATGNLRAVQILLGHAKIDSTVRYLGVDVEDALELAERTEV; this comes from the coding sequence ATGGGTCATTCGTCGATGGACCCCGCCTTTCACGAACTTCGACCCTGGAACGAGGGCCGGCTTATCGGTGCGAAGCGGGCGCTGAAACAGCAACAGGTCTGGGCCATTCGCTTCTGGCTCGACCAGCATAGACGACTGCGCGACCGAGCGCTGTTCGACTTCGCTATCGACAGCAAGCTGCGCGGCTGTGATGTGGTCAAGGTGCGGATCGGCGATGTAGTTTCCGGCGGGCGCGTCCGTGACCGCGCCGTTGTGGTTCAGCAGAAGACCAAACGTCCGGTTCAGTTCGAGCTGATGGATACGGCACGAAAGACGATGCGGGCATGGTTGGAGCGACGCCGCGGGACGCTGAACGACTTCGTCTTCCCGAGCCGAAACGACTACATGGCCCACATGAGCACGCGGCAATATGCCCGCCTCGTGCAAGAGTGGGTGGTCGGCATCGGCCTTCCGGCTCAGGATTACGGGACGCACTCGCTTCGGCGCACGAAAGCATCGATCATCTACAAGGCGACTGGCAATCTCCGCGCCGTCCAGATCCTGCTCGGCCATGCCAAGATCGACAGCACGGTGCGCTATCTGGGCGTTGACGTGGAAGACGCTTTGGAACTGGCAGAACGCACTGAGGTCTGA
- a CDS encoding DUF3489 domain-containing protein, which translates to MPRLSDTQTILLSTAAQREDRSLYPLPGTLKPSGGLSKALAALTAAGLIGERETNVSAAVSRTDGDLRFGLFATDAGLAAIGIEPDEVDPPAPAQPPAFAPSPARSNKTAAVLDLLRREAGATLTELITATAWLPHSTRAALTGLRKKGHAIERFKRDGQTCYRIGAAA; encoded by the coding sequence ATGCCACGCCTCAGCGACACCCAGACCATCCTGCTCTCCACCGCAGCGCAGCGGGAGGATCGGAGCCTCTATCCCCTGCCCGGCACGCTGAAGCCGAGCGGCGGGTTGTCGAAGGCGCTCGCGGCGCTCACTGCCGCCGGCCTGATCGGAGAGCGCGAGACCAACGTATCGGCGGCGGTCAGCCGCACCGATGGCGACCTCCGCTTCGGCCTGTTTGCGACCGATGCGGGGCTCGCGGCGATCGGCATCGAGCCTGACGAAGTGGACCCGCCTGCGCCAGCCCAGCCGCCTGCCTTTGCCCCCTCGCCTGCCCGTTCCAACAAGACCGCCGCGGTGCTCGACCTGCTGCGCCGTGAGGCAGGTGCCACCTTGACCGAGCTCATCACCGCGACCGCCTGGCTACCGCACAGCACCCGGGCAGCGCTGACCGGCTTGCGTAAGAAGGGGCATGCGATCGAACGGTTCAAGCGGGACGGCCAGACCTGCTACCGCATCGGCGCGGCCGCATGA
- the adhP gene encoding alcohol dehydrogenase AdhP yields the protein MQKTMKAAVVREFGKPLVIEEVAVRMPGPGQILVKIAATGVCHTDLHAVDGDWPVKPNPPFIPGHEGVGHVVAVGSGVTHVKEGDRVGVPWLYTACGHCVHCLGGWETLCESQENTGYSVNGSFAEYVIADPNYVGHLPDGVDFVEIAPILCAGVTVYKGLKVTDTKPGDWVAISGIGGLGHMAVQYAKAMGRNVVAVDIDDAKLALAKELGATMTVNALHADPAAFIKKEIGGAQGVLVTAVSPKAFQQALGMVRRGGTVSLNGLPPGDFPLSIFDTVLKGITVRGSIVGTRLDLQESLDFAAQGKVRATVSTDTLENINDVFSRMHHGEIEGRIVLDLEQNAAPAGTPAEPLASIT from the coding sequence ATGCAGAAGACCATGAAGGCCGCTGTGGTCCGTGAGTTTGGCAAGCCGCTCGTCATCGAGGAGGTCGCGGTGCGGATGCCCGGACCCGGACAGATTCTCGTCAAGATCGCCGCGACCGGCGTATGTCATACCGATCTCCATGCGGTCGACGGCGACTGGCCCGTCAAGCCCAATCCGCCTTTCATTCCGGGGCATGAGGGTGTCGGCCACGTCGTCGCGGTCGGCTCCGGTGTCACTCACGTCAAGGAGGGCGATCGCGTCGGGGTGCCTTGGCTTTACACCGCGTGCGGGCATTGCGTGCACTGCCTCGGCGGCTGGGAGACACTCTGCGAAAGCCAGGAGAATACCGGCTATTCGGTTAACGGTAGCTTCGCCGAATATGTGATCGCCGACCCGAACTATGTCGGCCATCTTCCCGATGGTGTCGACTTCGTTGAGATCGCGCCAATCCTGTGCGCCGGCGTCACCGTCTACAAAGGGTTGAAGGTCACGGACACCAAGCCCGGGGACTGGGTCGCGATCTCCGGCATCGGCGGCCTGGGTCATATGGCCGTCCAGTATGCCAAGGCGATGGGGCGTAACGTCGTGGCTGTCGACATCGACGACGCTAAGCTGGCTTTGGCGAAGGAACTGGGCGCGACCATGACTGTCAACGCGCTGCATGCCGATCCGGCCGCGTTCATCAAGAAGGAGATCGGCGGCGCGCAAGGCGTGCTGGTCACCGCGGTATCGCCCAAGGCATTTCAGCAGGCGCTCGGCATGGTCCGGCGCGGTGGGACCGTCTCACTCAACGGGCTGCCACCTGGCGACTTCCCACTATCGATCTTCGATACCGTGCTGAAAGGCATCACGGTGCGTGGCTCGATCGTCGGCACACGGCTCGACCTTCAGGAATCGCTCGACTTCGCTGCTCAAGGGAAAGTCCGCGCGACCGTGTCGACGGATACGCTGGAAAACATCAACGACGTTTTTTCGCGAATGCATCACGGCGAGATCGAAGGGCGGATCGTGCTCGACTTAGAGCAGAACGCAGCCCCGGCCGGGACGCCGGCGGAGCCACTTGCGTCAATCACATAA
- a CDS encoding FUSC family protein — MASGRPSSEKRAVGRNRLVDAFFSLKTLAAAFLAYYISLRIGLERPYWSVITCYIVAQPLAGALLSKGLFRLIGTVIGAGMAVVLVPNLVNTPELLSMALAVWLGTCTYVAALDRTPRSYISLLAGYSAVIVGFPSVDTPGEIFIVALSRVQEIGIGIVCVSLVHALLFPRPVWRQVRDRLDLILADAEAWSLDALATPAAPDAVLWRDRRRLANDLHDLHLLSVHLPYDMASTVIEPASLRSVEMQLGRLLPLASAVEDRIEALRQEDAYTSPLTDLIEDVRDWVAREAPGDGLPLIERACALEPTLDAPEGWAQLVRLSLLDRLADLIETHATVRQLRNRLVRGASSGSPTASIRPRDAARRVLHRDHWMALRAAATTSLTVIAGCTFWIVTAWPDGATAVVSAAIICALFSHLDAPLRAARRVFHGTIGAAIVAGLCAFVLMPRATDFVILCLVLSPFLFLLGWLLARPNRAPYGIGAVLAFPGLAGLNATYGSMFATFANQAIAQVLGSLVACLMLGAVRATGAEGTARRLARAGWRELARKTETRSEPDTPAWISRTLDRMVLLSPHLANLAEATSEERDRLRDLRIGMALDELQRVGMSVGERQVRRNDLLKNRLRDRFVSAQRIGVLETDPALQRLLDRTLASANALPPSAGKRSLLLALVGLSRNLSPLA, encoded by the coding sequence ATGGCGAGCGGCCGGCCGTCCTCTGAAAAGAGGGCGGTCGGCCGTAACCGTCTTGTCGACGCCTTCTTCTCGCTGAAGACGCTCGCGGCCGCCTTTCTGGCTTATTACATCTCGCTCCGGATCGGGCTGGAGCGGCCCTACTGGTCGGTAATTACGTGCTACATCGTCGCCCAGCCGCTGGCCGGTGCGCTGCTTTCCAAGGGCCTGTTCCGCCTAATCGGCACCGTCATCGGTGCCGGCATGGCGGTCGTACTGGTGCCCAACCTGGTCAATACGCCCGAACTGCTGAGCATGGCGCTCGCGGTTTGGCTCGGCACCTGCACCTACGTCGCGGCGCTGGATCGGACGCCGCGCTCCTACATTTCGCTGCTGGCCGGCTACAGCGCGGTGATTGTGGGCTTTCCGTCCGTCGACACGCCCGGCGAGATTTTCATCGTCGCCCTATCGCGCGTGCAGGAGATCGGTATCGGGATCGTCTGCGTGTCCCTGGTGCATGCGCTGCTGTTTCCCCGTCCTGTCTGGCGGCAGGTGCGCGATCGCCTGGACCTGATCCTCGCTGACGCCGAAGCCTGGTCACTCGACGCGCTCGCTACGCCGGCCGCACCCGATGCGGTTCTTTGGCGGGACCGGCGGCGATTGGCGAACGATCTTCACGATCTGCACCTGCTGTCGGTCCATCTTCCCTACGACATGGCCAGCACCGTTATAGAGCCCGCCAGCTTGCGCAGCGTCGAGATGCAGCTCGGCAGGCTCTTGCCGCTCGCTAGCGCCGTCGAGGATCGTATCGAGGCCTTGCGGCAAGAGGATGCCTATACCTCACCGCTCACCGATCTGATCGAGGATGTTCGTGACTGGGTTGCGCGCGAGGCTCCGGGAGACGGCCTGCCGCTGATCGAGCGGGCCTGTGCACTGGAACCTACTCTGGATGCGCCGGAGGGCTGGGCGCAGCTGGTCCGCCTGAGTTTGTTAGACCGGCTAGCCGATCTGATCGAGACCCATGCCACCGTTCGCCAGTTGCGCAACCGGCTTGTCCGTGGCGCTTCTTCGGGGAGCCCTACCGCATCGATCCGCCCGCGCGACGCAGCGCGGCGGGTGCTTCACCGTGATCATTGGATGGCCTTGCGCGCCGCGGCGACGACGTCACTGACCGTCATCGCCGGCTGCACCTTCTGGATCGTCACCGCTTGGCCCGATGGTGCCACTGCGGTCGTGAGTGCCGCGATCATCTGCGCGCTCTTCAGCCATCTGGACGCACCGCTGCGTGCCGCGCGACGCGTGTTCCACGGAACCATTGGTGCGGCCATCGTCGCGGGTTTGTGCGCCTTCGTCCTGATGCCACGCGCCACCGATTTCGTGATACTCTGCCTGGTTCTGTCGCCTTTCCTCTTCCTGCTCGGCTGGTTGCTCGCTCGACCCAACAGGGCGCCATACGGGATCGGCGCAGTGCTGGCCTTTCCGGGATTAGCAGGCCTGAATGCGACCTATGGCAGTATGTTCGCAACGTTCGCGAACCAGGCAATCGCGCAGGTTCTCGGCTCGCTCGTGGCCTGTTTGATGCTGGGTGCGGTGCGCGCCACCGGTGCGGAAGGCACCGCGCGAAGGCTGGCCCGCGCGGGCTGGCGCGAACTCGCTCGCAAAACGGAGACAAGATCGGAGCCTGATACGCCGGCCTGGATCAGCCGCACACTCGATCGCATGGTGCTGCTCAGCCCGCACCTTGCCAATCTGGCGGAAGCCACATCGGAGGAACGGGACCGACTGCGCGACCTGCGGATCGGGATGGCGCTTGACGAACTTCAACGCGTTGGGATGAGCGTCGGCGAGCGGCAGGTGCGGCGCAACGATCTATTGAAGAACAGGCTGCGCGACCGATTCGTGTCCGCGCAGCGCATCGGTGTCCTGGAGACCGATCCTGCTTTGCAGCGTCTGCTCGACCGAACCCTTGCTAGCGCGAATGCTCTGCCGCCCTCGGCAGGCAAACGCAGTCTGTTGCTGGCGCTCGTCGGTCTTTCGCGCAACCTGTCGCCTTTGGCCTGA
- a CDS encoding NAD-dependent succinate-semialdehyde dehydrogenase — protein MIFASTNPYTGEVVKTFPAATDEDIKSAINRADATFQAWRGTSFAERARVMQAAAEILRRDIESYAPILTLEMGKLISEAKAEVELSAAIFEYYAKNAETLLRPEKLPVATPAEGEAILVCEPLGVLLAIEPWNFPYYQIARIIAPQLSAGNTMLLKHAANVPQSAQAFEKLMAEAGLPDGAFINLFAEHEKVELILSDRRVHGVALTGSEAAGAAVAATAGKTLKKSTMELGGSDAFVVLKDADLEKTVKWAVFGRHWNGGQVCVSSKRMIVADEIYDDFLTLYTEGVAGLRMGNPFDPDTTLAPLSSQKAADDIKAMVRKAVEHGATATEVGPQAPNQGAFVRPTILTNVGEQNPARYWEFFGPVSMIFRASDESDAVRIANDSPYGLGGSVFTSDTAHGVEVARKISTGMVFVNHPTMVKADLPFGGIRNSGYGRELLGLGIKEFVNHKLIDVVDIDAAF, from the coding sequence ATGATCTTCGCGAGTACCAACCCCTACACCGGCGAGGTCGTGAAGACATTCCCGGCAGCTACCGACGAAGACATCAAATCGGCGATCAACAGGGCCGATGCGACTTTTCAGGCCTGGCGCGGAACCAGCTTCGCCGAGCGCGCCAGGGTAATGCAGGCAGCCGCCGAAATTCTGCGCCGCGACATCGAGAGCTATGCACCCATCCTGACCCTTGAGATGGGCAAGCTGATCTCGGAGGCGAAGGCCGAGGTCGAACTGTCGGCCGCGATCTTCGAATATTATGCGAAGAATGCCGAGACCCTGCTTAGACCGGAGAAGCTTCCGGTCGCGACGCCGGCGGAGGGCGAGGCGATCCTCGTTTGTGAACCGCTTGGCGTGCTTCTCGCGATCGAGCCATGGAATTTCCCCTATTACCAGATCGCCCGCATCATCGCTCCGCAGCTGTCGGCAGGCAACACGATGCTGCTCAAGCACGCTGCGAACGTGCCCCAGAGCGCGCAGGCGTTCGAGAAGCTGATGGCGGAGGCGGGGTTGCCGGACGGAGCCTTCATCAATCTGTTTGCGGAGCATGAGAAGGTCGAGTTGATCCTGAGCGATCGTCGTGTCCACGGTGTTGCCCTCACGGGGTCCGAAGCCGCCGGCGCCGCTGTGGCCGCGACAGCGGGCAAGACGCTCAAGAAATCGACCATGGAACTGGGCGGATCGGATGCGTTCGTCGTGCTGAAGGACGCCGACCTCGAAAAGACTGTCAAATGGGCGGTGTTCGGCCGGCACTGGAATGGCGGTCAGGTCTGCGTTTCGTCGAAGCGGATGATCGTCGCCGATGAAATCTATGACGATTTCCTCACGCTGTATACGGAGGGTGTCGCCGGGCTGCGGATGGGTAATCCGTTCGATCCGGACACGACGCTTGCGCCGCTTTCATCGCAGAAAGCGGCGGACGATATCAAGGCCATGGTGCGCAAGGCTGTTGAGCATGGCGCGACCGCGACCGAGGTCGGGCCGCAGGCACCAAACCAGGGCGCTTTCGTCCGCCCGACGATCCTCACCAACGTTGGTGAGCAGAATCCTGCCCGTTACTGGGAGTTCTTCGGCCCAGTTTCGATGATCTTCCGTGCCAGCGATGAAAGTGACGCCGTGCGCATCGCGAATGACTCGCCTTATGGACTCGGCGGCTCCGTGTTCACGTCCGACACGGCGCACGGCGTGGAGGTCGCAAGGAAGATCTCCACCGGCATGGTGTTCGTAAACCACCCGACGATGGTCAAGGCGGACCTGCCGTTCGGCGGGATCCGGAATTCAGGCTACGGCCGCGAACTGCTCGGGCTCGGGATCAAGGAGTTCGTCAACCACAAGCTGATTGATGTCGTCGACATTGATGCCGCTTTCTGA
- a CDS encoding DUF2924 domain-containing protein: MSAAVDRQLGALPELSSTELRDLWRRLVGEVVPRVSPSLLRLALAWEIQARAYGGVSRTTRARLDQLARGATRTTTPAAGMRLVREYGGKVHVVIVGEDQAIHWDDRQWNSLSEVARAITGTRWSGPAFFGLKRKVAA; the protein is encoded by the coding sequence ATGAGCGCTGCGGTCGATCGCCAGCTTGGCGCCTTGCCTGAGCTCAGCAGTACGGAGCTGCGCGACCTCTGGCGCCGGCTGGTCGGCGAGGTCGTGCCGCGGGTGAGCCCGAGCCTGCTACGGCTGGCACTGGCCTGGGAAATCCAGGCGCGCGCCTATGGCGGCGTGTCGAGAACGACGCGCGCCCGCCTCGACCAGCTCGCTCGCGGCGCCACCCGCACCACCACGCCCGCCGCCGGCATGCGGCTGGTGCGTGAATATGGCGGTAAGGTCCATGTGGTGATCGTCGGCGAGGATCAGGCGATCCACTGGGACGATCGCCAGTGGAACAGCTTGAGCGAGGTCGCGCGCGCGATCACCGGCACGCGCTGGTCGGGACCGGCCTTCTTCGGGCTCAAACGCAAGGTGGCGGCATGA
- a CDS encoding DUF1697 domain-containing protein, with the protein MATYVALLRAVNVGGMGERPMDRLVRCASKPVSPLLGSASPAATSWSRPIERAGDPDRVGGTALRVCR; encoded by the coding sequence ATGGCAACCTACGTCGCCCTCCTCCGCGCCGTGAACGTCGGCGGCATGGGGGAGCGACCTATGGATCGCCTCGTGCGATGTGCGTCGAAGCCGGTTTCACCACTCCTCGGATCTGCATCGCCAGCGGCAACGTCGTGGTCACGACCGATCGAGCGAGCAGGAGATCCGGACCGCGTTGGAGGAACGGCTCTGCGAGTATGCCGGTAA
- a CDS encoding LysR family transcriptional regulator, producing the protein MAIDIRQLRYFLAVAAERSFTQGARRLNMAQAPLSKRIQELEEELSVQLFDRESRPIALTAAGRLLQEEALRVVRGLDQLQATMRRFIAAERPRFVIGLVPSTLYGRLPEIIARLRKETSGVDIVLAEMDSLDQVAALKDGRIDVGFDRIIVDDPWVVHMVLREEPIVAALPYGHEFLVRGGGVSLGEIATLPLIVYPGTPRPSYADLTLSFFQNRDLMPAGIIEVRELQTALVMVASGAGACLIPESVQRLARSDIGYAVMEETVTAPFLLRRRIGEIPDTLQKLMRLYD; encoded by the coding sequence ATGGCGATCGATATACGGCAGCTACGATACTTTCTGGCAGTTGCGGCGGAGCGCAGCTTCACGCAGGGCGCTCGGCGGCTGAACATGGCGCAGGCACCGCTCAGTAAGCGCATCCAGGAGCTTGAGGAGGAATTGTCTGTCCAGCTCTTCGATCGAGAGAGCCGGCCCATCGCGCTGACGGCCGCCGGCAGGCTGTTGCAGGAGGAAGCGCTCCGCGTCGTGCGAGGGCTGGACCAGCTTCAGGCGACGATGCGGCGTTTCATCGCGGCTGAGCGACCGCGCTTCGTCATCGGGCTCGTGCCCTCCACCCTCTATGGGCGGCTGCCCGAAATCATTGCGCGGCTTCGCAAGGAGACCAGCGGGGTCGACATCGTCCTCGCCGAGATGGACAGCCTCGATCAGGTGGCGGCCTTGAAGGACGGGCGCATCGACGTCGGTTTCGATCGCATCATCGTGGATGATCCATGGGTCGTCCACATGGTTCTTCGAGAGGAGCCAATCGTTGCCGCGCTCCCTTACGGGCATGAATTTCTCGTGCGAGGCGGTGGCGTAAGTCTGGGTGAAATCGCAACTCTGCCGCTGATCGTGTACCCCGGCACACCCCGACCCAGCTATGCCGACCTGACCCTATCCTTCTTTCAGAACCGCGATTTAATGCCGGCGGGGATCATCGAGGTCAGAGAGCTGCAGACGGCGCTGGTGATGGTCGCGTCGGGCGCCGGGGCCTGCCTGATCCCGGAATCGGTCCAGCGCCTTGCGCGATCCGACATTGGTTATGCAGTGATGGAGGAAACCGTGACGGCTCCCTTCCTCCTCCGCCGCCGAATAGGGGAAATCCCGGATACCCTCCAGAAACTGATGCGCCTCTACGACTGA